A DNA window from Jaculus jaculus isolate mJacJac1 chromosome 1, mJacJac1.mat.Y.cur, whole genome shotgun sequence contains the following coding sequences:
- the Rpl18a gene encoding 60S ribosomal protein L18a: MKASGTLREYKVVGRCLPTPKCRTPPLYRMRIFAPNHVVAKSRFWYFVSQLKKMKKSSGEIVYCGQVFEKSPLRVKNFGIWLRYDSRSGTHNMYREYRDLTTAGAVTQCYRDMGARHRARAHSIQIMKVEEIAASKCRRPAVKQFHDSKIKFPLPHRVLRRQHKPRFTTKRPNTFF; this comes from the exons ATGAAGGCCTCCGGCACA CTGCGGGAGTACAAGGTGGTGGGGCGCTGTCTGCCTACCCCCAAGTGTCGCACTCCACCCCTCTACCGAATGCGCATCTTTGCGCCCAACCATGTCGTGGCCAAGTCCCGTTTCTGGTACTTCGTATCGCAGCTGAAGAAGATGAAGAAGTCGTCGGGGGAGATCGTGTATTGCGGGCAG GTGTTTGAGAAGTCTCCGCTGCGGGTGAAGAATTTCGGGATCTGGCTGCGCTATGACTCGCGCAGCGGCACACACAACATGTACCGAGAGTACCGCGACCTCACCACGGCTGGCGCCGTTACCCAGTGCT ACCGAGACATGGGCGCCCGACACCGGGCCCGTGCGCACTCCATTCAGATTATGAAGGTGGAGGAGATCGCAGCTAGCAAGTGCCGCCGGCCGGCTGTCAAGCAGTTCCAC GACTCCAAGATCAAGTTCCCACTACCCCACCGGGTGCTGCGGCGCCAGCACAAGCCGCGCTTCACCACCAAGAGGCCTAACACCTTCTTCTAG